The following is a genomic window from Bos taurus isolate L1 Dominette 01449 registration number 42190680 breed Hereford chromosome 11, ARS-UCD2.0, whole genome shotgun sequence.
agctgggggaggtgggagggccaaGGATGGGGGCCCTGAGAGACGGGGCCCCCCGACCAGAGCAAAACTGTAGTTTCAGAAATGAGCAGGAAACGCCACTTGTGTATGAAACTCATGTTGCCAATAGAGAGATAAGTAAGTTTTATCGGCAAAGGTATGCAAACCAAACATTTTTTATCAGTTAGAAATTCCGTAAGCCTCCGAGCAGAGCAGCGTGCTCACTAATGCCCTGGTTTCTGCCCGCGGGGAAGAGGCTGAGGTCACCGTGCAGGCCTCTCCCTCCACTTCAAAGCCGTGGCTTTGAGACTGTGGGTGACAGCCAGGCCCCAGACCATCTGCGGGCCTGACCCAGGCTCCTGTCCTGCATTCCGGTGACCTGCCAGCTCCCTGAGGGCCAGGACATGCCCCAGATGGGTCAAGGCTGAATCAGCCAGGCTGGCAGGGTCCCCGGGAGCCCAGGCCTGGCCACCGCCCATCCAGGAAAGGAAGGGTGGGTGGCCACTGTGCTGGAGGAGCTGGGGCCTCCTGGCATCTTGGGAACCCCGTCTTTGAGCCCCGCCCaaggccccacccctccccaggagGGAAAAGGCAGCTACCGGAGGCTCAGCTCACAGGCGCGGGGACCTGGGCAAGAGGACAGCGCGCCGCCACCACCGCTCCAGGTGGGTCCTGGGCTGAGGGACTTCCCCATCCGCGGTAGGACCAGCTTAGCTGTGtctcccagccccccacccccaccccgcttcCAGCTCCATCACAAGGCCCTGCCACTCAAGGAGGGTGGAGGACACCTGGGGACAGCTGAGAGATGCTGTCCCTCACAGTCCCTGCACTCTGCcatcttgcacacacacacaggccttgCACACTCAGGCGCTTTCACGACCTGGCTTACCTTGGGATGCAGCTGTTGCCCTCCATGGAGCTGACTTTGTCTCCTTGGCTCACCTTTGCCAGGCAGGGCCATGGACCCCCATGAGACGCTCGTCAAGAACCCATATGCCCACATAAGCATCCCGAGGGCTCACCTGCGGCCTGAGCTGGGGCAGCAGCGGAAGGCGGGCCCATCCTCTGCAGAGTCGCGGCCTCTGCCCGTGAGGTCCTGCACCctggagcctctggaggaggCCCCGGGACCCAAGGGCACCAAGGGCCGGCCGGCCTCTCAGCAGCCCTGTAAGCCCTGTGGCAGCGGGCAGCGCCCGGCAGGACTGGCCTACGCCGGCCCACCGCCCGCCCAGCGCGGCGACGACATTGCCCATCACTGCTGGTGCTGcccctgctgctcctgctgccacTGCCCCCGCTTCTGCCGC
Proteins encoded in this region:
- the CYSRT1 gene encoding cysteine-rich tail protein 1, which encodes MDPHETLVKNPYAHISIPRAHLRPELGQQRKAGPSSAESRPLPVRSCTLEPLEEAPGPKGTKGRPASQQPCKPCGSGQRPAGLAYAGPPPAQRGDDIAHHCWCCPCCSCCHCPRFCRCHSCCCVVS